In the Erythrolamprus reginae isolate rEryReg1 unplaced genomic scaffold, rEryReg1.hap1 H_18, whole genome shotgun sequence genome, one interval contains:
- the LOC139155381 gene encoding olfactory receptor 14A16-like: MDNMSHPSYFLLLQFSEVWELQILHFFLFLVLYLAIVLGNLMIISAVIFDHRLHTPMYFFLMNLAIQDLGSVSTIIPKSMGNSFMNSRNISYSGCVGQVFCFVSFVGSDFSLLTVMAYDRYVAICHPLHYGMVMNRQACAQMVLCAWLMGIFNGAMHTTGTFAVPFCSNIVNQFYCEIPQLLKLACSDSYQPELIVLAINIMIEGACIVFIIITYVLIFTTVLRIPSIHGRQKAFATCIPHLTVFSILISTGWFAYLKPPSNIPSSFNLVLTMVYTFVPPLLNPVIYSMRNKELTVALTKLFLSVCSSI, from the coding sequence ATGGATAATATGTCACATCCTTCCTATTTTCTGCTCCTTCAATTCTCAGAAGTCTGGGAATTACAGATACTCCACTTTTTTCTGTTCTTGGTACTGTATCTGGCAATTGTCTTAGGGAATCTCATGATTATTTCTGCTGTTATTTTTGATCATCGCCTTCACACCCCGATGTATTTCTTCCTGATGAACTTGGCTATTCAGGACCTTGGCTCTGTTTCTACTATTATTCCCAAATCCATGGGCAATTCTTTCATGAACTCTAGAAACATTTCTTACTCGGGGTGTGTGGGTCAGGTTTTCTGTTTTGTATCCTTTGTTGGATCTGATTTCTCCCTCCTTACAGTCATGGCATATGATCGTTATGTTGCCATTTGCCATCCACTGCATTATGGGATGGTGATGAATAGGCAAGCTTGTGCACAAATGGTGCTTTGTGCTTGGCTAATGGGAATTTTCAATGGAGCAATGCATACTACAGGCACATTTGCAGTCCCTTTTTGCTCCAATATTGTCAATCAGTTCTACTGTGAAATCCCACAGTTACTCAAGCTAGCATGCTCTGATTCATACCAACCCGAACTTATTGTTCTGGCAATCAATATTATGATAGAAGGAGCTTGCATTGTCTTTATCATCATAACATATGTGCTGATCTTTACAACAGTTCTAAGAATCCCTTCTATTCATGGACGACAAAAAGCCTTTGCAACCTGCATTCCACACCTCACTGTATTTTCCATATTAATATCCACTGGGTGGTTTGCCTACTTAAAACCACCTTCTAATATTCCATCTAGTTTCAATTTGGTACTGACTATGGTATATACCTTTGTCCCACCTCTGCTGAATCCAGTGATCTATAGTATGAGAAATAAAGAGCTCACAGTTGCCCTCACAAAGTTATTTCTTTCAGTATGTTCTTCTATATAA